In Fusibacter sp. A1, the following are encoded in one genomic region:
- a CDS encoding GNAT family protein, giving the protein MGYVFNKAYHGKGYATEAVRAVVDNTFKFKNAHRFVAFCNVLNEPSWHLLERIGMRREAHRVKNMFFDNDEKGDPLWFDSYQYAILETEWHSE; this is encoded by the coding sequence ATCGGTTATGTTTTCAATAAGGCATACCACGGGAAGGGCTATGCCACAGAAGCTGTCAGGGCGGTGGTGGACAACACCTTCAAGTTTAAGAACGCCCATAGGTTTGTGGCGTTTTGCAATGTGCTTAACGAACCGTCCTGGCACCTGCTCGAACGCATCGGCATGAGGAGAGAAGCCCATCGGGTCAAGAATATGTTCTTTGACAATGACGAAAAGGGTGATCCGCTTTGGTTTGATTCCTACCAGTACGCCATATTGGAAACTGAATGGCATAGCGAGTGA
- a CDS encoding LysR family transcriptional regulator, with amino-acid sequence MEIRQLTVFLKVCEMGSFTEAAKVLNYAQSTVSDSVKGLEKDLDCTLFERIGKRIYLTAKGELLREKAVSILNLHHETFAMLNKNTPRTLKVGITESLSTYKFPTFFRTFIEEHHNLSINFIIARCEEIHQFILEHQIDIGFTLDDEVRDSRVNATTLFEEEIVFVKGAQSAIPDSALDLSEEKYLLSKGHTGYNRLFYEFFDTHDVTLGTSILMESIEGIKSYVKQGFGFSFMPYATVAMELEKNEMKKVQTEKKFIQYVQILIHKDKHLSDDLKNLIAFAQAAYGGKG; translated from the coding sequence TTGGAAATCAGGCAATTGACAGTTTTCTTGAAGGTTTGTGAAATGGGCAGTTTTACAGAAGCGGCTAAAGTACTGAATTATGCGCAAAGCACCGTTTCAGATAGCGTAAAAGGTCTCGAAAAGGATCTAGACTGCACTCTTTTTGAACGCATAGGAAAAAGAATCTACCTGACAGCAAAGGGTGAGCTGCTGAGGGAGAAAGCCGTCTCAATTCTGAACCTACATCATGAAACCTTTGCCATGCTCAATAAGAACACCCCAAGAACCTTAAAAGTCGGTATCACGGAATCCTTAAGCACGTACAAGTTTCCAACTTTTTTCAGAACATTCATTGAAGAGCACCATAATTTAAGCATCAATTTCATCATTGCAAGATGCGAGGAAATCCATCAGTTCATTTTGGAGCATCAAATCGATATTGGATTTACGCTAGATGACGAGGTAAGGGATTCTCGTGTGAACGCAACCACCCTGTTCGAGGAGGAAATCGTATTTGTGAAAGGCGCTCAATCAGCAATTCCTGATAGCGCTTTGGATTTGTCTGAAGAAAAGTATCTGTTATCGAAGGGGCATACCGGCTACAATCGTCTTTTTTATGAGTTTTTCGACACCCATGACGTGACACTCGGCACGTCCATCTTGATGGAAAGTATCGAAGGCATAAAGAGCTATGTGAAACAAGGCTTCGGATTCTCCTTTATGCCTTACGCAACTGTGGCTATGGAACTTGAAAAGAATGAAATGAAGAAGGTCCAAACAGAAAAAAAATTCATCCAATACGTACAGATCCTCATTCACAAGGACAAGCACCTATCGGATGACTTGAAGAATTTGATCGCTTTTGCGCAGGCGGCATATGGCGGTAAGGGCTAA
- a CDS encoding DMT family transporter has product MNKSGLASMGILLSAFFWGTSGILTQIGLVETTPMQLIAIRFIVAAMVAGVFLKPNLKSLSSKSMITGLVLSALLTVMYVTSTIGLKYTSASNAGFIIGAAVVFVPIINQLLFKAKGKPKEYVAAVICLIGLGLVTLAGSTPLNYGDLLCFGDTIAYALFIIYSSRISESEDLNLLGFIQYVLVALFSGTYSLLVEGPVLSIGLESMLVLLTLGVFCTFVAFQVQLRAQQHISAEKAGRLLTFIPIFTVLVDFLVFKTQLSPAAMLGGALIIMATVLGDLDFKHVFASLSGTVAEG; this is encoded by the coding sequence ATGAATAAATCAGGTTTAGCGTCAATGGGCATTTTACTGAGTGCGTTTTTCTGGGGAACTTCGGGCATTTTAACACAAATCGGCCTTGTGGAGACAACGCCGATGCAACTCATAGCCATTAGATTCATAGTTGCCGCTATGGTGGCAGGGGTCTTTTTAAAACCTAATCTAAAGAGTCTTTCGTCAAAAAGCATGATCACCGGACTAGTGTTATCAGCGCTTTTAACGGTTATGTATGTGACTTCGACAATCGGCCTTAAGTATACCAGCGCATCGAATGCAGGCTTTATCATCGGGGCGGCGGTCGTCTTTGTCCCGATCATCAATCAGCTTCTTTTTAAAGCCAAGGGTAAGCCGAAAGAGTACGTTGCGGCGGTGATCTGTCTGATCGGATTAGGTCTTGTAACCTTGGCAGGCTCCACACCGCTCAACTACGGCGACCTGCTATGTTTTGGAGATACGATCGCCTATGCGCTATTTATTATTTACAGCAGTAGAATCAGTGAGTCTGAAGATCTAAATCTGCTTGGATTCATTCAGTATGTTCTTGTAGCATTGTTTTCAGGCACCTACTCACTCCTAGTCGAAGGACCTGTTCTGTCGATAGGCTTAGAAAGCATGCTTGTCCTTTTGACGCTTGGTGTCTTTTGCACCTTTGTAGCGTTTCAAGTGCAGTTGAGGGCACAACAACATATCAGCGCAGAAAAAGCGGGGCGCCTTTTGACATTCATACCGATCTTTACTGTGCTTGTGGACTTCCTGGTATTTAAAACGCAGTTAAGTCCCGCAGCTATGTTGGGTGGAGCGCTTATCATAATGGCTACTGTTTTAGGCGATTTGGATTTCAAACATGTCTTCGCATCCCTCTCAGGTACTGTGGCGGAAGGTTAA
- a CDS encoding TrmO family methyltransferase: MRVLKGIIDNRIILEGIDAHDDTAVLDIKPYLPCSDRVLKVHTADWATNWPQSLEESSTFDWSKVFDSAML, encoded by the coding sequence TTGCGTGTTTTAAAAGGAATCATCGATAATAGGATTATACTCGAAGGCATAGATGCCCATGATGATACGGCTGTTCTTGACATTAAACCCTACCTGCCATGTAGCGACCGAGTCCTAAAGGTTCATACTGCAGACTGGGCGACTAATTGGCCACAATCATTAGAAGAATCATCAACGTTTGATTGGAGCAAGGTATTTGATAGTGCAATGCTGTGA
- a CDS encoding LacI family DNA-binding transcriptional regulator yields the protein MKITIKDIAKLADVSTATVSKVINGKDKNISSSTRNKILKIIKETNYVPNRIASSMITKKTHSIGLVIPDITNPFFPEIARGVEDLANQYSYHVILCNSDNNSKKELEYIEMLQEKMVDGIILTSSSNSKGSAPTLSKLQIPVITVDREIEGVTTSGRIIVDNYSGAYEAVTYMLNSGYKKILHLAGPMTTKPSVDRYQGYLQAHKDFGDLVDDSLYIEGHYTAEFGYKGIKTALKHELDFDAVFCGNDLIALGAIKGLHELRLRVPEDIGVVGFDDIYMATLIDPNLTTVHQPNYQMGYKAAQMLIDVIENRTLSDVEEVLMTKLVIRETTK from the coding sequence ATGAAAATAACGATAAAAGACATAGCGAAATTAGCTGATGTATCTACTGCAACAGTTTCTAAAGTAATCAATGGTAAGGATAAAAATATTTCGAGCAGCACTCGGAACAAGATTCTCAAAATCATTAAAGAAACCAATTATGTTCCAAATAGAATTGCTTCAAGTATGATTACAAAAAAAACGCATTCGATCGGTCTTGTTATTCCTGATATTACAAATCCCTTTTTCCCTGAAATAGCGAGAGGGGTTGAGGATCTTGCAAATCAATATTCCTATCATGTGATTTTATGTAATTCGGATAACAATAGCAAAAAGGAACTCGAATATATCGAAATGTTACAAGAAAAGATGGTTGATGGCATTATCTTGACCTCTTCTAGCAATTCAAAGGGCAGTGCGCCCACGCTGAGCAAACTTCAAATACCAGTAATTACAGTGGATAGGGAGATTGAGGGGGTCACAACGAGCGGAAGGATAATTGTCGATAACTATAGTGGCGCTTACGAAGCGGTTACCTATATGCTTAATTCGGGCTATAAGAAAATACTCCATTTAGCGGGACCTATGACGACTAAACCATCTGTAGACCGCTATCAAGGTTACTTACAAGCCCACAAGGACTTCGGTGATCTAGTGGATGATTCTTTGTATATCGAAGGACACTACACCGCTGAGTTTGGATATAAGGGAATTAAAACAGCGCTTAAGCATGAATTGGATTTTGATGCAGTCTTTTGTGGCAATGACTTGATCGCGCTTGGGGCGATTAAAGGCCTTCATGAGTTAAGGTTGAGAGTACCGGAAGATATCGGCGTAGTAGGGTTTGATGATATCTATATGGCGACCCTGATCGATCCCAACTTAACGACGGTTCATCAGCCCAATTATCAAATGGGCTACAAGGCGGCACAAATGTTGATCGATGTGATAGAGAATAGAACGTTAAGTGATGTAGAAGAAGTTTTAATGACAAAACTTGTGATAAGAGAAACGACTAAATAG
- the rbsK gene encoding ribokinase, translating into MKKILVVGSLNMDLVTKVDVTPTVGETVSGTGLELIPGGKGANQAIAMSKLGANVKMVGLIGDDQYGDLLRSNLELEGVDHSEVRMVSQCPSGIAFIMVNRSGDNSIVVVPGANEKLLPTDIQESWFEDVEYLVCQLETPLDTIEEVLKEAKAKHIKTILNPAPAKQLTKDLLRHVDMLVPNETEFYHITGIKITSKEDFIEGYRMINQLGIKELIVTMGAQGSWYYNGTDFIEAKAEKVNAIDTTAAGDSFIGGVVTKLASGYSMSEALDYGSKVAAITVTRFGAQSSLPTCEEVEALEVKNEKR; encoded by the coding sequence ATGAAGAAGATACTGGTTGTAGGTAGTTTGAATATGGATTTAGTTACAAAAGTAGATGTTACTCCTACTGTTGGTGAAACGGTTTCGGGAACAGGTTTGGAATTGATTCCTGGTGGAAAAGGTGCCAACCAAGCGATTGCCATGTCTAAACTAGGTGCAAATGTAAAAATGGTAGGCTTGATCGGCGATGACCAGTATGGCGACTTGCTAAGGTCGAATCTAGAACTTGAGGGTGTGGATCACTCAGAGGTTAGGATGGTGAGCCAGTGTCCTTCGGGTATCGCTTTTATCATGGTAAACCGATCAGGTGACAATTCCATTGTGGTAGTTCCTGGTGCAAACGAAAAATTGCTACCGACAGATATTCAGGAGTCCTGGTTTGAGGATGTGGAGTACCTGGTCTGTCAGTTGGAAACACCGCTAGATACCATTGAAGAAGTCCTAAAGGAAGCAAAGGCAAAGCATATCAAGACAATTTTGAACCCAGCTCCTGCTAAACAGCTAACTAAGGACTTGTTGAGGCATGTGGATATGTTGGTGCCAAATGAGACGGAGTTTTATCATATTACTGGGATCAAGATCACATCTAAAGAAGATTTTATTGAAGGGTACCGAATGATCAACCAACTAGGCATCAAAGAGCTGATCGTAACGATGGGCGCCCAGGGGTCATGGTACTATAACGGAACCGATTTTATTGAGGCGAAGGCTGAAAAGGTGAACGCGATAGATACCACCGCTGCGGGGGATAGCTTTATTGGCGGTGTAGTCACTAAACTTGCTTCTGGCTATTCGATGAGTGAAGCACTGGACTACGGTTCAAAAGTAGCGGCGATTACGGTAACTCGATTTGGAGCGCAAAGTTCATTGCCGACATGTGAAGAGGTAGAAGCGTTAGAGGTGAAAAATGAGAAAAGGTAA
- the rbsD gene encoding D-ribose pyranase translates to MRKGKLLNSNIVSVLAKLGHTDTITIADAGLPIPGKVERIDLALLKGVPSFLETLMIVASDMEIEKITLAEEIKTHNPEVLNVIKEKFEQIEITFVSHEEFKQLSSGSKAIIRTGECTPYANIILQSGVNFEEA, encoded by the coding sequence ATGAGAAAAGGTAAATTATTAAATTCAAATATCGTTTCTGTATTAGCTAAACTGGGTCATACCGATACGATAACCATCGCTGATGCAGGACTGCCTATACCCGGAAAAGTGGAACGGATTGATTTGGCGCTTCTTAAAGGTGTTCCTTCATTTTTAGAAACGTTGATGATTGTAGCAAGCGATATGGAAATAGAAAAGATAACACTTGCGGAAGAGATCAAGACACATAACCCGGAAGTATTAAATGTGATAAAAGAGAAGTTTGAGCAGATAGAAATAACTTTTGTCAGCCATGAGGAGTTCAAGCAGCTTAGTAGCGGGTCGAAAGCAATCATACGAACTGGCGAATGTACGCCATATGCCAACATTATTTTGCAATCCGGCGTAAATTTCGAAGAGGCTTAA
- a CDS encoding sugar ABC transporter ATP-binding protein, which yields MSDVILRMEGITKEFPGVKALDRVNLNVYKNRVMALLGENGAGKSTLMKILSGVYQKTEGELYLMGEPLEVSGPKDAMEKGIAIIHQELNLINELSIAENIFLGRFPQKHGKIDWKALESKSEALLTKLNLKLNPKTLVKELSIGHQQMVEIAKALSFDARIIIMDEPTDALTDTESESLFDVIEELRAQGKSIVYISHRLPEIFKICDDVTVLRDGQFINESKVSEIDEDKLIELMVGRKLEEQYPYLDSTSNEVIFEVEKLSNRFVQDISFTLNRGEILGIAGLMGAGRTELAKSIYGAIKNDTCNLRLNDRKVNIVDEASALKEGIAYVSEDRKKDGLVLSLSVKKNMSLSSLSKYSNFMHIKKSSETKMADTFKEQMQIKTPSLDQIVKHLSGGNQQKVSIAKALSCDPKVLILDEPTRGVDVGAKKEIYELMNSFKEDGMGIIMISSEIPEILGICDRVLVMHEGKVAGILSRSEATQESIMRLAIGIEGAN from the coding sequence ATGAGTGATGTCATTTTAAGAATGGAAGGAATCACCAAAGAATTTCCAGGTGTCAAAGCACTGGATAGGGTGAACTTGAATGTTTATAAAAACCGAGTGATGGCACTGCTTGGTGAAAATGGCGCGGGCAAATCCACGTTAATGAAAATTCTTTCTGGTGTTTATCAAAAAACCGAAGGTGAGCTATACCTGATGGGAGAACCGCTTGAAGTGAGTGGTCCCAAAGACGCAATGGAAAAGGGAATCGCTATCATACATCAAGAGCTCAATTTGATCAACGAGTTAAGCATTGCTGAAAATATCTTCTTAGGTAGGTTTCCTCAAAAACACGGAAAAATCGATTGGAAAGCACTTGAAAGTAAATCGGAAGCGCTATTGACGAAGCTTAATCTAAAACTGAATCCCAAAACACTAGTTAAAGAACTCAGTATCGGGCACCAACAAATGGTTGAGATCGCAAAGGCTTTGTCATTTGACGCTCGAATCATTATCATGGATGAACCTACCGATGCGTTGACGGACACTGAATCAGAGAGCTTATTTGATGTGATCGAAGAATTGAGGGCCCAGGGTAAGAGCATAGTGTACATTTCACATCGATTGCCTGAAATCTTCAAGATCTGTGATGATGTTACCGTGTTGAGGGATGGACAGTTCATCAATGAATCAAAAGTCTCTGAAATTGATGAGGACAAGCTGATTGAACTGATGGTTGGAAGGAAGCTGGAAGAGCAATATCCGTATTTGGATTCAACCAGTAATGAAGTGATATTTGAAGTGGAAAAACTATCGAACCGGTTTGTACAGGATATAAGTTTCACCCTGAATCGTGGAGAGATATTGGGGATTGCCGGATTAATGGGGGCGGGTCGCACCGAACTTGCAAAATCAATTTACGGGGCAATTAAAAATGACACTTGTAACCTAAGGCTAAATGATAGAAAAGTGAATATCGTCGATGAGGCGAGCGCTCTTAAAGAAGGCATCGCTTATGTATCTGAAGACAGAAAAAAGGATGGTCTCGTTCTTTCACTTTCGGTTAAAAAGAATATGAGCTTATCCTCGTTGTCAAAGTATAGCAATTTTATGCATATAAAAAAATCGTCGGAAACCAAAATGGCGGACACCTTTAAAGAGCAAATGCAGATTAAAACACCGTCACTGGATCAGATCGTAAAGCATTTAAGTGGTGGTAATCAGCAAAAGGTATCCATTGCAAAAGCGTTGTCGTGTGATCCTAAAGTGTTGATTTTAGATGAACCCACTCGGGGTGTCGACGTAGGCGCAAAAAAAGAAATCTATGAATTAATGAATTCGTTTAAAGAAGATGGCATGGGCATCATCATGATTTCTTCAGAGATTCCGGAAATATTAGGAATTTGTGATCGTGTTTTAGTGATGCATGAAGGTAAAGTTGCAGGCATTCTTTCTAGAAGTGAAGCAACTCAGGAAAGTATCATGAGGCTTGCAATAGGCATCGAGGGGGCAAATTAA
- the rbsC gene encoding ribose ABC transporter permease has product MNQTTKTILRRYQSVIALIIFSIIIAMLNDRFMTFSNIMNILRQTSINSIIAAGMTFVILTGGIDLSVGSTLAFSGAMVAWFIASGMNPLLAIVLALAIGTAIGVLNGIVISKGKLQPFIVTLATMTVFRGATLVFTDGKPISTGYESNAEFLTQIGNGYLGVIPIPIVIMIFVFAIGYYILTQTSFGRYVYALGGNEDATKLSGINTNRLKIIVYGMSGLFAALAGVIITARLSSAQPTAGQGYELDAIAAVVLGGTSLAGGLGTIMGTVTGALIIGILNNALNLMNVSSYYQLLAKGVVILIAVLIDRKEK; this is encoded by the coding sequence ATGAATCAAACTACTAAAACTATCTTAAGGCGATATCAATCAGTGATTGCGCTAATTATCTTTTCGATCATCATCGCGATGTTGAACGATCGATTTATGACATTTTCAAATATCATGAATATTTTGCGACAAACATCGATCAATTCAATCATTGCGGCAGGTATGACATTTGTCATTTTGACTGGCGGTATTGATTTGTCCGTCGGCTCAACCTTAGCTTTTTCTGGTGCCATGGTCGCATGGTTCATTGCAAGCGGAATGAATCCCTTGCTTGCGATTGTTCTTGCCCTAGCCATAGGAACAGCGATCGGTGTACTTAATGGAATCGTGATTTCAAAAGGTAAATTACAACCATTTATCGTCACACTGGCGACCATGACTGTTTTTAGGGGTGCTACGTTAGTATTTACAGACGGAAAACCAATAAGTACCGGATATGAGTCCAATGCAGAATTTTTAACGCAGATCGGTAATGGTTATTTAGGTGTGATTCCAATTCCTATTGTGATCATGATCTTTGTTTTCGCAATCGGCTACTATATTCTGACTCAAACTTCCTTTGGAAGATATGTTTATGCGCTGGGCGGCAATGAGGATGCGACGAAACTATCAGGCATAAACACCAACAGACTTAAAATTATTGTTTACGGAATGAGTGGTTTATTTGCAGCACTTGCCGGTGTCATTATCACTGCGAGATTGTCTTCTGCCCAACCTACAGCAGGGCAGGGTTATGAGCTGGATGCCATAGCCGCAGTCGTATTAGGTGGAACTTCATTGGCTGGCGGTCTAGGTACCATCATGGGTACCGTGACAGGAGCGCTTATCATTGGAATTTTAAACAATGCCTTGAATCTTATGAATGTAAGTTCCTATTATCAGCTCTTGGCAAAGGGTGTAGTGATTCTAATCGCAGTACTGATTGACCGTAAGGAAAAATAG